In one window of Pseudomonas benzenivorans DNA:
- a CDS encoding MmgE/PrpD family protein yields MNAITQLLDHVSETRYEDLPAAAVAAAKVFILDSIGVGISGSRHPCNSMVKQVAMAWGGAPDARVLGTGERLPVPSAVMLNAYQIHNQEFDCVHDRAVVHTLASILPALLAEAERRGGASGKELILALVLGVDVAAFIGMAQGAPMRFFRPAMCGALGATAALSKLAGFDRTMLHNALGVMYSHLSGTMQAHIEGTPTVALQVGLNARAAVTAFDLARAGFIGPKDILEGPYGYFVLFDGQADWSRVSADLGQDYQIARMSHKPFPTGRACHGGIDGVLTLLAEQRFEAVDVVRVRILVPPLVVRLVGRPAIQGMNVGYAKLCMGYSIAAALLTGQVGIEDFDPEQLNDPTRLALAQRVEVLDNGIGDENALGPQTVEVELQDGRTLRIEVPAMLGHPQRPLVRSRQVAKFDACLRSAPVPIEQDQRDALLAALDDLENLSDVRRIVDLATSPA; encoded by the coding sequence ATGAATGCAATAACCCAGTTGTTGGACCATGTGAGTGAGACCCGTTACGAGGATCTACCCGCGGCGGCAGTTGCCGCTGCCAAAGTGTTCATACTGGACAGCATTGGTGTAGGCATTTCAGGTTCCCGACACCCTTGCAACTCCATGGTCAAGCAGGTGGCCATGGCGTGGGGCGGCGCTCCCGATGCCCGGGTCCTGGGGACTGGGGAGCGACTGCCGGTCCCGTCGGCGGTCATGCTCAACGCCTACCAGATACACAATCAAGAGTTCGACTGCGTGCACGACCGCGCCGTCGTCCATACCTTGGCGTCGATCCTTCCGGCGCTGCTGGCTGAAGCCGAGCGGCGAGGTGGCGCAAGCGGCAAGGAACTCATTTTGGCCCTGGTACTCGGGGTGGATGTGGCGGCGTTCATCGGCATGGCACAGGGCGCGCCGATGCGCTTCTTCCGGCCCGCAATGTGCGGGGCCCTTGGCGCCACCGCGGCCCTGAGCAAGCTTGCTGGGTTCGACCGGACCATGCTGCACAATGCCTTGGGTGTCATGTACAGCCACCTTTCCGGCACCATGCAGGCGCATATCGAAGGTACGCCGACTGTGGCCCTACAGGTCGGCTTGAATGCCCGCGCGGCAGTCACTGCGTTTGATCTAGCCCGCGCCGGTTTCATTGGTCCTAAGGATATCCTCGAGGGACCCTACGGTTATTTCGTGCTGTTCGACGGCCAGGCCGACTGGTCCAGGGTTAGCGCGGATCTCGGACAGGATTACCAGATCGCACGAATGAGCCACAAGCCTTTCCCCACAGGGCGCGCCTGTCACGGCGGCATCGATGGGGTCCTGACGCTGCTAGCCGAGCAGCGCTTCGAGGCTGTTGACGTCGTTCGAGTCCGCATACTGGTGCCACCTCTGGTGGTGCGCCTGGTCGGCCGGCCGGCGATCCAAGGGATGAACGTCGGCTACGCGAAGTTGTGCATGGGTTACAGCATCGCCGCAGCCTTGCTCACCGGGCAGGTGGGAATCGAAGACTTCGACCCGGAGCAGCTTAACGACCCGACACGTTTGGCCTTGGCCCAGCGGGTCGAGGTGCTGGACAACGGCATTGGCGACGAGAATGCCCTCGGGCCCCAGACGGTCGAGGTCGAGCTGCAGGACGGGCGCACCCTGCGCATCGAAGTGCCGGCGATGCTTGGCCATCCGCAGCGGCCGCTGGTGCGTTCACGGCAGGTGGCGAAGTTCGATGCCTGTCTGCGTTCGGCACCGGTCCCAATAGAGCAGGATCAACGCGATGCATTGCTGGCGGCGCTGGATGACCTGGAGAATCTTTCCGACGTACGACGTATCGTGGATCTGGCGACGTCTCCAGCCTGA
- a CDS encoding GntR family transcriptional regulator, whose amino-acid sequence MKAAERIRLAIEDGIRTGALPPGTVIDEAEFMRKYKISRTPLREAMLQLQAQGLLTSQPRGGMIVTKMNLQQLLALWELLAELEGLCARLACERMTDSERQQLEQVLEAAAPVVEANDLEAWKAANQKFHELIYRGCRNPFLREHIFQIRARTGAYRQHAFGAVGHLQSSWAQHRDVVTAILSHDGAAAYKAMVRHLSPGLGVQGFASFVATLPQELLA is encoded by the coding sequence GTGAAGGCAGCGGAACGCATCAGACTTGCAATCGAAGATGGCATTCGTACCGGGGCGCTGCCGCCGGGTACGGTGATCGACGAAGCCGAGTTCATGCGCAAATACAAGATATCCCGCACGCCCCTGCGCGAAGCGATGCTCCAGCTCCAAGCGCAGGGTTTGCTCACCAGTCAGCCGCGCGGTGGCATGATCGTCACCAAGATGAACCTGCAGCAGCTGTTGGCCCTGTGGGAGTTGCTCGCTGAGCTCGAAGGGCTGTGCGCGCGCCTGGCCTGCGAGCGCATGACCGATAGCGAGCGTCAGCAGCTCGAGCAAGTGCTGGAGGCGGCGGCTCCGGTGGTCGAGGCCAATGACCTGGAGGCCTGGAAGGCGGCCAACCAGAAGTTCCACGAACTCATCTACCGCGGTTGTCGAAATCCGTTCCTGCGTGAGCATATCTTCCAGATCCGTGCACGCACTGGTGCCTACCGCCAGCATGCATTCGGCGCCGTCGGCCATCTCCAGTCCTCCTGGGCGCAGCACAGGGATGTGGTTACGGCGATCCTTAGCCACGACGGCGCGGCCGCTTACAAGGCGATGGTGCGTCACTTGAGTCCCGGGTTAGGCGTGCAGGGATTTGCGTCCTTCGTCGCCACTTTGCCTCAGGAGCTGCTTGCCTGA
- a CDS encoding MFS transporter, whose translation MAMATTTGPAPSSDVEGPAVLLEATYRKIALRLIPFLALLFLLAWIDRVNVGFAKLQMLDDLQFSEAVYGLGAGIFFIGYFLFEVPSNLLLEKIGARRTLARIAVLWGITSMAMAFVTTPGQFYVARFLLGVFEAGFFPGVILYLTYWFPARRRASINGLFMTSFAIAGVIGGPLAGLIMSGMEGVGRYASWQWLFLIEGAPSVMAGIAALFYLPEKPQNARWLSEAEKRAVEVALEQENRDVNKRSSLRAMFVNPWVWLCAAIYFCIVSGNATIAFWSPSIIREFGIDSKLQIGLLSSVPFILGTLAMLWSGFHSDRTGERRLHCAIATLVAGLGLFLTGVFLASPVVALCALSLSAIGILAAFPVFWSLPAAFLTGTAAAGGIALVNSVGNLAGFVAPYLMGSLKTATGSFSSGLYAVAALQITATMLVLVFVRRVK comes from the coding sequence ATGGCAATGGCGACTACCACTGGCCCTGCACCGTCTTCGGACGTTGAGGGGCCCGCCGTTCTGCTGGAAGCGACCTATCGCAAGATCGCGCTTCGGCTCATTCCTTTTCTGGCGTTACTCTTCCTCTTGGCCTGGATCGATCGAGTCAATGTCGGCTTTGCAAAGCTGCAGATGCTCGACGACCTGCAATTCAGTGAGGCCGTCTACGGTCTGGGCGCGGGCATCTTCTTTATCGGCTACTTCCTCTTCGAGGTGCCTAGCAACCTGCTTCTGGAGAAGATCGGTGCGCGTCGGACCCTGGCGCGCATCGCCGTACTTTGGGGAATTACCTCCATGGCCATGGCGTTCGTTACGACGCCGGGGCAGTTCTATGTGGCGCGCTTTCTTCTGGGCGTGTTCGAGGCCGGTTTCTTTCCTGGCGTGATCCTCTACCTCACCTATTGGTTTCCAGCACGCCGGCGTGCGTCGATTAATGGCCTGTTCATGACCTCCTTCGCCATAGCTGGGGTGATTGGCGGTCCCCTCGCCGGGCTGATCATGAGTGGTATGGAGGGCGTGGGGCGCTACGCGAGCTGGCAGTGGTTGTTCCTGATCGAAGGGGCCCCCTCGGTAATGGCGGGTATCGCCGCCCTGTTTTATCTGCCTGAAAAACCGCAGAACGCCAGGTGGTTGAGTGAGGCGGAGAAGCGCGCGGTGGAGGTAGCGCTTGAGCAGGAGAACCGGGACGTCAACAAGCGCTCGTCGCTGCGGGCGATGTTCGTCAATCCATGGGTGTGGCTGTGTGCGGCGATCTACTTTTGCATCGTCAGCGGCAACGCCACTATTGCCTTCTGGTCACCCTCGATCATTAGGGAATTCGGCATCGACAGTAAGCTGCAGATCGGCCTGCTGTCGTCGGTCCCGTTCATTCTTGGCACCTTGGCGATGCTATGGAGTGGCTTCCATTCCGATAGAACAGGGGAGCGCCGTCTGCACTGCGCAATAGCGACCTTGGTCGCGGGGCTGGGGTTGTTTCTCACTGGCGTCTTTTTGGCCAGTCCGGTGGTCGCCCTTTGCGCTCTGTCGCTCTCTGCCATCGGCATTCTGGCCGCGTTCCCGGTGTTCTGGTCGCTGCCGGCCGCATTCCTGACCGGCACCGCAGCTGCGGGGGGGATTGCCTTGGTGAACTCCGTCGGCAATCTGGCCGGTTTCGTTGCGCCCTATCTCATGGGCTCTCTCAAGACTGCCACCGGCAGCTTTTCGTCTGGGCTGTATGCCGTGGCAGCGCTTCAGATTACCGCAACGATGCTGGTTCTGGTCTTCGTCCGGAGGGTTAAATGA
- a CDS encoding amidase produces MNGGVLPVTLSGLRKALTARQFSVREALEAQLEHLRLNAEKFRCVTAIHELSAADEKVSRRPLAGVGLAHKDIFHRIDRPASCGHKRPPAVSRRRSNASVLSRLDAAGASELASLCMAEFACGATGQSMQFDEPVNPLDQAAAVGGSSSGSAVAVAAGLCYASLGTDTAGSVRIPAATCGVLGLKPTRGLMPSAGVFPLAPSLDTVGIIARSAADAANLLAATATRGLRVLREALASPELLENALLANPSPRIRYCFDATVVREDVLIVLQEFIQQLPAACQVRPCATPWLKELTAYAETLLHVEAAQVHLSRLRQSPSDLGPMVRAVALPGIAMPAVWYATALAGRWQWTKRVVAEYFQQADVLLMPALPDGVPNWDEVHSLSPRFNGRALASLYRLMPFVNYLGLPSIVFPVGTDVHGRPVSVQAIGRPFSETSLLSFAYRVERELFGANGFAPMPLAHDGSSTRISIKR; encoded by the coding sequence ATGAACGGCGGTGTATTACCTGTGACTTTGAGCGGTTTACGTAAAGCGCTGACGGCTCGTCAGTTCAGCGTGCGCGAAGCGCTTGAAGCACAATTGGAACATTTGCGCTTGAACGCGGAGAAGTTTCGCTGTGTCACCGCGATCCACGAGCTGTCCGCTGCAGACGAGAAAGTCTCCCGGCGGCCGTTAGCCGGCGTCGGCCTGGCGCACAAGGACATCTTCCATCGCATTGACCGACCAGCCAGCTGCGGCCACAAGCGGCCGCCAGCGGTTAGCCGACGGCGGTCGAACGCTTCTGTCCTATCGCGACTAGATGCAGCTGGCGCCAGCGAGTTGGCCTCGCTGTGTATGGCTGAGTTCGCCTGTGGTGCGACCGGGCAGAGCATGCAGTTCGACGAGCCTGTGAATCCATTGGATCAGGCCGCCGCCGTTGGCGGCTCTTCCAGTGGCTCGGCGGTGGCGGTGGCTGCAGGGCTTTGCTACGCATCCCTCGGTACGGATACCGCCGGCTCGGTGCGGATCCCCGCGGCGACCTGTGGCGTTTTGGGGCTCAAGCCCACGCGCGGACTAATGCCCAGTGCTGGGGTCTTTCCCCTGGCGCCCAGCCTGGACACGGTCGGGATCATTGCCCGCTCGGCCGCCGATGCTGCGAATCTTCTGGCCGCCACCGCGACCCGCGGACTACGTGTACTGCGTGAAGCACTGGCATCTCCGGAACTGTTGGAGAACGCGTTGCTGGCCAATCCGTCACCGCGCATCCGCTACTGTTTCGATGCGACGGTGGTGCGCGAGGACGTGCTGATCGTGCTTCAGGAGTTCATCCAGCAGCTGCCAGCGGCTTGCCAGGTCAGGCCGTGCGCGACGCCCTGGTTAAAGGAGCTGACCGCCTATGCCGAAACGCTGCTGCATGTAGAGGCTGCCCAGGTTCACCTGTCCAGACTGCGGCAGTCCCCGTCCGACCTGGGGCCAATGGTGCGCGCGGTGGCTTTGCCTGGCATCGCTATGCCGGCTGTCTGGTATGCCACGGCGCTGGCGGGGCGCTGGCAATGGACCAAGCGGGTCGTCGCCGAGTACTTCCAACAGGCTGACGTCCTGCTCATGCCAGCACTACCGGATGGGGTGCCGAACTGGGATGAGGTGCACTCCCTGTCACCGCGTTTCAACGGCCGGGCGCTGGCGTCTCTGTACCGCTTGATGCCCTTCGTCAACTACCTAGGACTTCCCTCCATCGTTTTCCCTGTCGGCACTGATGTCCACGGCCGGCCGGTTTCTGTGCAGGCGATCGGTCGCCCTTTCAGCGAAACAAGCCTGCTTTCTTTTGCCTACCGGGTCGAGCGTGAGCTGTTCGGTGCAAACGGATTTGCCCCCATGCCGCTAGCCCACGATGGCAGTTCCACTCGCATAAGTATCAAGAGGTAA
- a CDS encoding CaiB/BaiF CoA transferase family protein — translation MAKINSSNALARFRVLDLSRVRAGPTCVRMLADFGADVIRIEPPKGVDPNEGMFAADRLGGDFQNLNRNKRSLTLNLKKPEGLEIFRSLVKDADVVVENWRPDVKARLGVDYESLRAINPRIILASISGFGQSGPYARRPGFDQIVQGMGGLMSVTGFPEQGPVRAGLAVADSAAGLYSALGIFIALLEREVSGEGQWVHTSLLHTMIAMMDFQAARYLNEGDVPQQAGNDHPTSSPMGLFQAVDGLFNLGASGEGSWQRLCAALARPEWLDDPDYANEKLRVKNRSKLNAQLQAVFSVQSVSHWVDLLNRAGVPTGPVYTVPEMFEDPQVQHLGVVKEVIAETGIPRRVVTQPVRLERTESAIAAAAPGWGEHTDEILTELGYDSERLRSFRAQGVV, via the coding sequence ATGGCCAAGATCAATTCTTCCAACGCCCTTGCCAGGTTTCGTGTCCTCGACCTGTCGCGAGTCCGGGCTGGCCCGACCTGCGTGCGTATGCTGGCCGACTTCGGTGCGGATGTGATTCGCATCGAGCCGCCCAAAGGGGTCGATCCGAATGAAGGCATGTTCGCCGCCGACCGTCTCGGTGGTGATTTTCAGAACCTCAACAGAAACAAGCGTTCGCTGACCCTTAACCTAAAGAAACCCGAGGGCTTGGAAATCTTCCGCAGTCTGGTCAAGGATGCCGATGTCGTGGTGGAGAACTGGCGGCCTGACGTCAAGGCGCGGCTCGGCGTTGACTATGAGTCGCTACGCGCGATCAACCCGCGCATCATCCTGGCGAGCATCTCCGGCTTTGGCCAGAGTGGCCCCTATGCGAGACGTCCAGGTTTTGACCAGATCGTCCAGGGCATGGGGGGCTTGATGTCCGTTACCGGCTTTCCCGAGCAGGGGCCGGTACGCGCAGGCCTGGCCGTGGCAGATTCCGCGGCGGGCCTGTATTCGGCGCTGGGGATCTTCATCGCGTTGCTCGAGCGGGAGGTATCCGGAGAGGGGCAGTGGGTGCACACATCCTTGCTGCACACCATGATCGCCATGATGGACTTTCAGGCCGCTCGCTACCTCAACGAGGGTGACGTACCGCAGCAGGCCGGCAACGACCACCCGACGAGCAGTCCGATGGGGCTGTTTCAGGCCGTCGATGGGCTGTTCAACCTTGGGGCTTCGGGGGAGGGCAGTTGGCAGCGCCTGTGCGCCGCGCTGGCCCGCCCTGAATGGCTCGACGACCCTGACTATGCCAATGAAAAACTGCGGGTCAAGAATCGCAGCAAGCTCAATGCGCAGCTGCAGGCGGTGTTTTCCGTTCAGTCGGTGTCCCACTGGGTAGATCTGCTCAATCGTGCCGGCGTGCCGACCGGGCCGGTCTATACGGTGCCGGAGATGTTCGAGGATCCTCAAGTTCAGCATTTGGGGGTGGTGAAGGAGGTGATCGCCGAAACTGGGATTCCCCGTCGCGTAGTGACTCAGCCGGTTCGCTTGGAACGCACCGAGAGTGCGATCGCCGCCGCGGCACCGGGTTGGGGTGAGCACACCGATGAGATTCTCACGGAACTCGGTTACGACTCGGAGCGCCTGCGCTCGTTTCGCGCGCAAGGAGTGGTCTAG
- a CDS encoding enoyl-CoA hydratase, which produces MTVGRIDLQVTDRVARISINNPSRHNAMSLAMWCQLGDLVSRLDARTDINLIVLRGEGGRAFVSGADIAEFQALRSSDEAVMAYDEAVDRAQSGLQNCRHPVIAVIEGYCFGGGIGLALSCDLRYAAANARFRMPAARLGLGYALSGMQRAVSILGAAQATELFLSARDYDSVEAAQSGLVHRVLRGEGFDEEVETLISRVAANAPLSLRAAKSAIRAAAQVEVPAVAAAAIAQQVELCFRSADYVEGRQAFAERREPRFQGR; this is translated from the coding sequence ATGACAGTCGGCCGTATCGACTTGCAAGTGACCGACAGGGTCGCGCGCATTAGCATCAACAACCCGTCGCGCCACAACGCGATGTCCTTGGCGATGTGGTGCCAGCTGGGCGACCTGGTCAGCCGGTTGGACGCTCGCACGGATATCAACCTGATCGTCTTGCGCGGCGAAGGCGGTCGCGCCTTCGTCTCCGGCGCCGACATCGCCGAGTTTCAGGCTCTGCGTTCGAGCGACGAGGCAGTCATGGCCTATGACGAGGCGGTCGATCGAGCGCAGAGCGGGCTGCAGAATTGCCGACACCCAGTAATCGCGGTCATCGAGGGCTACTGTTTTGGGGGCGGCATCGGCCTGGCGCTGTCCTGCGACCTGCGCTATGCGGCGGCGAATGCACGTTTTCGCATGCCGGCCGCGCGCTTGGGTCTCGGCTATGCCCTGAGTGGTATGCAGCGAGCGGTAAGCATTCTCGGGGCCGCCCAGGCAACCGAGTTGTTCCTCTCTGCCAGGGACTACGACAGTGTAGAGGCAGCACAGAGCGGCCTGGTGCACCGGGTGCTGCGAGGCGAGGGTTTCGATGAGGAGGTCGAAACCCTGATCTCCCGGGTAGCGGCTAATGCACCGCTATCGCTAAGGGCCGCAAAGTCTGCGATTCGCGCAGCGGCGCAGGTCGAGGTGCCAGCTGTGGCTGCAGCGGCGATTGCCCAGCAGGTGGAGCTGTGCTTCCGCAGCGCTGACTACGTAGAGGGACGCCAGGCCTTCGCCGAGCGACGTGAGCCGCGATTCCAGGGGCGCTGA
- a CDS encoding polysaccharide deacetylase family protein produces the protein MVHVVVNVEHWCFDQPMPRTLLTPPHGRQSVPDIPNFSWVEYGMRCGLPRMIEALQSRGIKASTSFNASVIDAYPQAAEALLNAGWEFIGHGMHQRGMQDELNEAEVINVALDKIAAFTGTRPRGWLSPGLRETSETPELLQQAGIDHVFDWVLDDLPAWMDTRHGPLLSVPYNLELNDSVIYAVEKHASPEFYERLASTLRLFEREAVSQPRILALGLHPHLMGVPHRFGYFERMLDLLQQSPQVCFMTGTQIADWYRAQVPAGRSLGN, from the coding sequence ATGGTGCATGTCGTGGTCAACGTTGAGCATTGGTGTTTCGATCAGCCTATGCCTCGGACCTTGCTCACCCCTCCCCACGGTCGACAATCCGTGCCGGATATTCCGAACTTCTCCTGGGTTGAGTACGGCATGCGTTGCGGCCTGCCGAGGATGATCGAGGCGCTACAGAGCCGAGGAATCAAGGCTTCTACCAGTTTCAACGCCAGCGTCATCGATGCCTATCCGCAGGCGGCGGAAGCCTTGTTGAACGCCGGCTGGGAGTTTATCGGCCATGGTATGCACCAGCGCGGTATGCAGGACGAACTCAACGAGGCGGAGGTCATCAATGTGGCGCTGGACAAGATCGCGGCCTTTACCGGTACCCGTCCTCGTGGCTGGTTGAGCCCGGGCTTACGGGAGACCAGCGAGACGCCGGAGTTGCTCCAGCAGGCTGGAATCGACCATGTCTTCGACTGGGTGCTCGATGATCTGCCAGCCTGGATGGACACCCGCCACGGCCCGTTGCTTTCGGTCCCTTACAACCTGGAACTGAACGACTCCGTGATTTACGCAGTGGAGAAGCACGCCTCGCCGGAGTTCTACGAGCGGCTTGCCTCCACCCTGAGGTTGTTCGAGCGCGAAGCGGTGAGTCAACCTCGGATACTGGCCTTGGGGCTGCACCCGCACCTGATGGGTGTGCCACATCGCTTTGGTTATTTCGAGCGGATGCTCGACCTGTTGCAGCAATCTCCCCAGGTCTGCTTCATGACCGGTACGCAGATTGCCGACTGGTATAGGGCGCAAGTACCTGCCGGGCGAAGCTTGGGCAATTGA
- a CDS encoding TetR/AcrR family transcriptional regulator codes for MRQSVRVYASMAGQDSAPPNLPAGEQVRLIALELFVNQGFNGVSVRKLASAIGVQAGSLYNHFDSKQALLYELIEDFEEALLFVLRKQVCRDQDPRRAVRSFVDAYIRFLLANHLGAALTRFEFRSLSPSQQQHIAAVRRRYHDLLGELIREGMRRRLFALGSVVATVHTLISMLDGAPDCPLTDGSSSIDWLIEHFQSLVLNALAVERFASH; via the coding sequence ATGCGACAGTCCGTTCGAGTTTATGCCAGCATGGCCGGACAGGATTCGGCCCCCCCGAATCTCCCGGCCGGTGAACAGGTGCGTTTGATTGCGTTGGAGCTCTTTGTAAACCAGGGCTTCAATGGCGTCAGCGTACGTAAGTTAGCCAGCGCCATCGGTGTGCAGGCTGGCTCGTTGTACAACCACTTCGACAGTAAGCAAGCGCTGCTTTATGAGCTGATTGAGGACTTCGAAGAAGCGTTGCTGTTCGTGCTGCGCAAACAGGTGTGCCGAGACCAAGATCCTCGACGGGCGGTGCGCAGTTTCGTCGATGCCTACATCCGTTTTCTGCTGGCAAACCACCTAGGCGCGGCGCTGACCCGGTTCGAATTTCGCAGTCTGAGCCCGAGCCAACAGCAGCATATAGCCGCGGTGCGTCGACGGTATCACGATCTTCTCGGCGAACTAATACGGGAAGGCATGCGTCGGCGCCTGTTCGCCCTAGGTAGTGTTGTGGCGACGGTGCATACGCTGATTTCCATGCTGGACGGCGCACCGGACTGTCCCCTTACCGATGGTTCGTCGTCCATCGACTGGTTGATCGAGCATTTTCAGTCCTTGGTCCTCAACGCATTGGCAGTGGAGCGATTCGCATCGCATTGA
- a CDS encoding DMT family transporter — MFNAHLCMLVWAMLVALSFFAVDKLGSSLDALALVAVRLLLSGLLFLPLLWRRAGRIGKSAWGAHGVLGGLLAMHFASMFEALRYTGALDIAMLFVTIPLLTLGCERFLLGVRVLQRFWPNLVAACGALTLLSIDQAQFDAYAYCLYGVGCLALALYAPLTLRLKPWLGEQRSAASLACGNLLAGGVLLTLLSLPGGRWLSLRWMTLADLGWLAYLSIGATLVTFWLLHRAIHSLPPATVIAYSYMGSLFALLLQALWFQQSPPGTAYAGAVMILIGMTWLAYPVRKTPT, encoded by the coding sequence ATGTTTAATGCCCATCTGTGCATGCTGGTCTGGGCGATGTTGGTGGCCTTGTCATTCTTCGCCGTAGATAAACTCGGCTCGTCCCTGGATGCACTGGCTTTGGTCGCTGTACGCTTGTTGCTATCCGGCCTTCTGTTTCTGCCCCTGCTGTGGCGCAGAGCGGGCCGCATCGGCAAGTCTGCGTGGGGGGCACATGGAGTGCTCGGCGGCCTGCTGGCCATGCATTTCGCCAGCATGTTCGAAGCGCTCAGGTATACCGGTGCATTGGACATTGCCATGCTGTTCGTCACCATCCCGCTGCTTACCCTCGGCTGCGAGCGGTTCCTTCTAGGCGTGCGGGTGCTACAGCGGTTTTGGCCGAATCTGGTCGCGGCCTGCGGTGCGTTGACGTTGCTGTCGATCGATCAAGCGCAATTCGATGCCTACGCCTATTGCCTCTATGGGGTTGGTTGTCTAGCTCTGGCTCTCTATGCACCGCTGACCTTGCGTCTTAAGCCCTGGCTGGGTGAGCAACGCAGCGCTGCATCGTTGGCATGTGGCAACTTGCTCGCTGGAGGCGTGCTGTTGACGTTACTGAGCCTCCCAGGAGGCCGATGGCTGAGTCTGCGGTGGATGACTTTGGCCGACCTGGGCTGGCTGGCTTACCTTTCTATCGGCGCAACCTTGGTGACGTTTTGGCTGCTACATCGGGCGATCCACAGTTTGCCACCCGCCACCGTCATTGCTTATAGCTACATGGGCAGCCTTTTCGCTTTGCTTTTGCAAGCCCTGTGGTTTCAGCAGTCGCCGCCTGGCACGGCATACGCCGGGGCTGTAATGATATTGATCGGCATGACTTGGTTAGCTTACCCAGTCCGAAAGACGCCTACATAG
- a CDS encoding alpha/beta fold hydrolase — protein sequence MKPAIAVVDVHRSFKVHTEFYVSPSARKTIILVNGSLATTAAFAQTLKYLHPQFNVVLYDQPYAGQSKAHNSNIRPITKEDEAYILLDLIEHFKVDYLQSFSWGGVPALLALGQRPARIEKAVITSFSPLLNEPMLDYLEKGLVSLLAVDRAGLGHLVNNTIGKHLPSLFKRFNHRHISSLDEHEYRQMFAHVNQVVHLESHCQMECLAGVDIPLLFVNGEHDEYTSPQDVRLFAEHLRDCQFATIDNAGHFLDMEHKAAWLQTRDVLLRFLQGPALRETAYRSHAEMPHAIAV from the coding sequence ATGAAGCCCGCTATCGCTGTCGTCGATGTTCACCGGAGTTTCAAGGTTCACACCGAGTTCTACGTCAGCCCCAGCGCCCGCAAGACCATCATTCTGGTCAACGGCTCGCTGGCCACCACCGCCGCCTTCGCCCAGACGCTCAAATACCTGCACCCGCAGTTCAACGTGGTGCTCTACGATCAGCCCTACGCGGGGCAGTCCAAGGCCCACAACAGCAACATCAGACCGATCACCAAGGAAGACGAGGCCTACATCCTCCTCGACCTGATCGAGCACTTCAAAGTCGACTACCTGCAGTCCTTCTCCTGGGGCGGCGTACCCGCCTTGCTGGCCCTGGGGCAACGCCCGGCGCGCATCGAGAAGGCGGTGATCACCTCCTTCTCGCCACTGCTCAACGAACCCATGCTCGACTACCTGGAAAAGGGCCTGGTGAGCCTGCTGGCCGTAGACCGAGCAGGCCTCGGTCACCTGGTCAACAACACCATCGGCAAGCACCTGCCCTCGCTGTTCAAACGCTTCAACCACCGCCACATCAGCAGCCTGGACGAACACGAGTACCGGCAGATGTTTGCCCACGTCAACCAGGTGGTGCACCTGGAGAGTCACTGCCAGATGGAGTGCCTGGCCGGGGTCGACATCCCGCTGCTGTTCGTCAATGGCGAACACGACGAGTACACCTCGCCGCAGGACGTACGCCTGTTCGCCGAGCACCTGCGCGATTGCCAGTTCGCCACCATCGACAATGCCGGGCACTTCCTCGACATGGAGCACAAAGCCGCGTGGCTGCAAACGCGGGACGTGCTGCTGCGCTTCCTGCAGGGCCCCGCCCTGCGTGAAACCGCCTACCGTTCGCACGCCGAAATGCCACACGCAATCGCCGTATGA
- a CDS encoding pseudouridine synthase, giving the protein MRLDRFLSNLPRFNRQDARHLLASGGVRLDGRVNRDGRSEVTLFSRVELGDGEILQAGKPARYFMLHKPGGVVSATVHPEHRTVLDLLDEPDKDELHLAGRLDLNTSGLLLITNDGQWSRRVTLPKRKQPKVYLVETEDPIEPACIEVFARGLYFRFEDLTTLPAELEILAPCQARLTLYEGRYHQVKRMFGHFQNKVIGLHRISMGAIRLDAGLAPGEYRALTSAEIDSFSRD; this is encoded by the coding sequence ATGCGCCTGGACCGCTTCCTCAGCAACCTGCCGCGTTTCAACCGCCAGGATGCGCGCCATCTGCTCGCCAGCGGCGGCGTACGCCTGGACGGCCGGGTCAACCGCGACGGACGCAGCGAAGTGACCCTCTTCAGCCGGGTCGAGTTGGGTGACGGCGAAATACTGCAGGCCGGCAAGCCTGCACGCTATTTCATGCTGCACAAACCCGGCGGTGTGGTCAGCGCCACCGTCCATCCGGAGCACCGCACCGTGCTCGACCTGCTGGACGAACCCGACAAGGACGAGCTGCACCTGGCCGGCCGTCTCGACCTCAACACCAGTGGCCTGCTGCTGATCACCAACGATGGCCAGTGGTCGCGCCGGGTGACCCTGCCGAAACGCAAGCAGCCCAAGGTCTACCTGGTCGAAACCGAAGACCCGATCGAGCCGGCCTGCATCGAAGTATTCGCCCGAGGCCTGTACTTTCGCTTCGAGGACCTCACCACCCTACCCGCCGAACTGGAGATCCTCGCCCCCTGCCAGGCCCGCCTGACCCTCTACGAAGGGCGCTACCACCAGGTCAAGCGCATGTTCGGCCATTTCCAGAACAAGGTAATCGGCCTGCACCGCATCAGCATGGGCGCTATCCGCCTCGATGCGGGCCTGGCCCCGGGCGAGTACCGCGCCCTGACGAGTGCAGAGATCGACAGTTTCTCCCGCGACTGA